The genomic region ACACGTTGCAGAATTCATGATGACAATGGGTATCGGAACCCCGCCACGCAAAATGATTGGCATCGTTGACACAGGAAGCGATCTCATCTGGAGGAAGTATCAACCCTGCACTGGCTGCAATTCTCAGCCCGCCCACATCTTCGAGCCGGCCAAATCTAGCACCTACAACAAACTCTCGTGTTCCTCTCCCCTCTGCTTTGCCCTTCCCACCAAAACGTGCACGCCAGACTGCCAGTATAAGTACTCCTACGGAGACGGGTCGACAACTCAGGGCGTCTTGTCAAAAGAGACATTTACTTTGTGGGAGAGCAGCGGAAAGCAGCATTCCATCCCAGAGTTGGCATTTGGGTGCAGCCATGACACGCGAGGGGATGCATTTTCTGAAGCGGACGGTCTGGTGGGGATTGGACGAGACGGCCTCTCGCTTATTTCACAGATTGGTTCCACTGTTGGATCGGAATTCTCTTAATGTCTCACCT from Cryptomeria japonica chromosome 3, Sugi_1.0, whole genome shotgun sequence harbors:
- the LOC131029061 gene encoding aspartic proteinase nepenthesin-2-like — encoded protein: MASNNHASVPLPQNYIARKAIFRPGLNAAMARINTLTFILMAIITVMNGRVQVKTMRVDMQRVWSRNMTNAVHSTNARLKRITGEASPAADLGAPVQSGQHVAEFMMTMGIGTPPRKMIGIVDTGSDLIWRKYQPCTGCNSQPAHIFEPAKSSTYNKLSCSSPLCFALPTKTCTPDCQYKYSYGDGSTTQGVLSKETFTLWESSGKQHSIPELAFGCSHDTRGDAFSEADGLVGIGRDGLSLISQIGSTVGSEFS